A window of the Roseburia sp. 831b genome harbors these coding sequences:
- a CDS encoding helix-turn-helix transcriptional regulator, with protein MKNLKLKAARAAKDMSQQLLADVVGVSRQTINAIEKGDYNPSIKLCLAICHALDKTLDELFWDGE; from the coding sequence ATGAAAAATTTGAAATTAAAAGCAGCCAGAGCCGCAAAAGATATGTCCCAGCAGCTTTTGGCAGACGTGGTGGGGGTATCAAGGCAGACAATCAATGCGATTGAAAAAGGGGACTATAACCCATCCATTAAACTTTGCCTTGCGATATGTCATGCACTTGATAAGACATTAGACGAGCTGTTTTGGGATGGTGAGTGA
- the arcC gene encoding carbamate kinase has protein sequence MKKKKIVIALGHEALGTTLPEQQEATKHTAKAVAEFIRDDYQVVITHSNGPQVGMIHTAMSEFCRIYPEYTATPMSVCSAMSQGYIGYDLQNAIHSELLGKGIYKTVSTVLTQVVVDPYDEAFYQPSKIIGRVMNEEEAEAEEKKGNHVVKVENGYRRIVAAPKPMDIVEIDAIRALSDADQVVIACGGGGIPVLAQDNHLKGASAVIEKDLAAGKLAELLDADMLVILTSVDHVSLNYGTDQEQPLNTLTVAQAREYLEQGQFEEGTMKPKIEAAINFIGDSAIKSVLITNLHKDDASVHPGAGTLIKK, from the coding sequence ATGAAGAAGAAAAAAATCGTAATTGCGCTTGGACATGAAGCATTAGGAACAACACTGCCAGAGCAGCAGGAGGCTACAAAGCATACAGCAAAAGCGGTTGCAGAGTTTATTCGTGATGATTATCAGGTTGTAATCACACACAGTAATGGTCCTCAGGTTGGAATGATTCATACCGCAATGTCAGAATTTTGCAGAATTTATCCAGAATATACGGCAACACCAATGTCTGTTTGTTCTGCGATGAGTCAGGGATATATCGGATATGATTTACAGAATGCAATTCATTCAGAACTTTTAGGAAAAGGAATTTATAAGACAGTATCAACCGTATTGACACAGGTTGTGGTAGATCCTTATGATGAGGCATTTTACCAGCCAAGTAAGATTATTGGGCGTGTGATGAATGAAGAGGAAGCAGAGGCTGAGGAGAAGAAAGGCAACCATGTAGTGAAGGTAGAAAATGGTTACCGCCGTATTGTTGCAGCACCAAAGCCAATGGATATCGTAGAGATTGACGCAATCCGTGCGTTAAGCGATGCAGATCAGGTTGTCATTGCCTGCGGAGGCGGTGGAATCCCGGTATTGGCACAGGATAACCATTTAAAAGGAGCAAGTGCGGTTATCGAGAAGGATCTTGCAGCAGGAAAGCTGGCAGAGCTTTTAGATGCGGACATGTTAGTTATTTTAACAAGTGTAGATCATGTCAGCCTGAATTACGGTACCGATCAGGAGCAGCCACTGAATACATTAACGGTTGCTCAGGCTCGCGAATATTTAGAGCAGGGACAGTTTGAAGAAGGAACAATGAAGCCAAAGATTGAGGCAGCAATTAATTTCATTGGGGATTCCGCAATCAAGTCCGTTTTAATTACAAATCTGCACAAGGATGATGCATCCGTTCATCCGGGAGCAGGTACCTTGATTAAGAAATAG
- a CDS encoding GNAT family N-acetyltransferase, with translation MREKLTTIVINIKTAPDEIAKTEGGTRPIQSSEIEESGALPIQSSETEESGASPIQSCETEESGISPIRFFYTKLASTYRIEQWSGVGDLTTFLQGKKINASDALLLSNQEEHLLQARGLGMARVGYLPPGTDEFLAGTDTVVENLSDLEPDFFEKRFERQHGIPWTIFTTARLLVREFEMNDLDDLFELYQYDGMTDYMEGLYPYEEEKKYQKAYIDCMYRYYGFGMWLVFEKESGKLVGRAGFEQRDDFDGEVELGYAIGTPFWGRGYATEVCEGILSFIEKEELGFERVNCLIEPENIASIHVAQKLGFQFLEEVHREGKKMRRYVLDMTNRRCILQKNKI, from the coding sequence ATGAGAGAAAAATTAACTACAATTGTAATCAATATAAAAACAGCACCTGATGAGATTGCAAAAACAGAAGGCGGGACAAGACCCATCCAGTCAAGTGAAATAGAAGAAAGTGGCGCTTTACCCATCCAGTCAAGTGAAACAGAAGAAAGTGGCGCCTCACCCATCCAGTCATGTGAAACAGAGGAAAGTGGCATCTCACCCATCCGATTTTTCTATACGAAGTTAGCGTCGACTTACCGCATCGAACAATGGAGTGGCGTCGGAGATCTGACCACTTTTTTACAGGGAAAAAAGATAAATGCGTCGGATGCCCTGTTGCTGTCAAATCAGGAAGAACACCTGCTGCAGGCAAGGGGGCTTGGAATGGCGCGGGTCGGCTATCTGCCGCCGGGGACGGATGAATTTTTAGCAGGAACCGATACGGTTGTCGAGAACCTAAGCGACCTTGAACCAGATTTTTTTGAAAAAAGATTTGAACGGCAGCATGGAATTCCATGGACAATTTTTACGACCGCAAGACTTCTGGTACGCGAGTTTGAAATGAACGATTTGGATGATTTGTTTGAACTGTATCAGTATGACGGAATGACAGATTATATGGAAGGACTTTATCCGTACGAAGAAGAGAAAAAATATCAAAAAGCCTATATCGATTGCATGTACCGGTATTATGGGTTTGGAATGTGGTTAGTCTTTGAAAAAGAAAGCGGGAAACTTGTCGGACGTGCCGGTTTTGAGCAAAGGGATGACTTTGATGGAGAGGTGGAACTAGGATACGCAATCGGGACACCTTTTTGGGGAAGGGGTTATGCGACAGAAGTTTGTGAAGGAATTCTGTCTTTCATTGAAAAAGAAGAGTTAGGGTTTGAACGCGTGAATTGTCTGATTGAACCGGAAAACATAGCGTCAATCCATGTCGCCCAAAAGCTGGGATTTCAATTTTTAGAGGAGGTACATCGGGAGGGCAAAAAAATGCGTCGTTATGTCCTTGATATGACAAACAGACGTTGCATTTTACAAAAAAATAAAATATAA
- the pyk gene encoding pyruvate kinase, with translation MTTRKTKIICTLGPSTDKDGVLRTIIEEGMDIARFNFSHGTHEEQLVRLEKLRKLREELHRPVAALLDTKGPEIRLKEFANGKVELVKDQTFTLTTEDIKGDETRVTITYRGLADDVKPGNRILIDDGLVELEVTAVNAFEGKAEQEYDIVCRVLNGGTISNRKGVNVPDVNLTMPYISEKDYSDIVFAVEQDYDFIAASFVRCADDVMQIRKILREHGGSDIKIISKIENMQGVQNIDEIIRVSDGIMVARGDMGVEIPIEEVPLIQKMIIKKVCNAGKQVITATQMLDSMIKNPRPTRAEATDVANAIFDGTSAIMLSGETAAGAYPVEAVKTMARIAVRTESEIDYAARLRQLRLMMNPDTTNAISHATCTMSVDMNATAIITVTKSGRTAQMVSKYRPSCEIVGGCLTKKVYRQLNLCWGVTPLLLEEKDDTTVLFDHAVDASVEAGVISKGDVVILTAGVPLGVSGTTNIVKVQVAGHILVNGCGMNDKVASGNLCVATSVEELRKNFRPGDIIVASDTCNEMMEQIRQASALVVEADNETCHAAIAGLSLDIPVIIRAENALGILKSGAYVTVDAEKGYISTNNK, from the coding sequence ATGACTACTAGAAAAACAAAAATCATTTGTACATTAGGCCCATCAACAGATAAAGATGGAGTTTTAAGAACTATAATCGAAGAGGGAATGGATATTGCCCGATTTAACTTTTCCCATGGAACCCATGAGGAACAGTTAGTGCGTCTTGAAAAATTGCGAAAACTCCGGGAAGAATTACATCGCCCGGTGGCAGCGTTATTGGATACAAAGGGACCTGAGATTCGATTAAAGGAATTTGCAAATGGAAAAGTAGAGCTAGTGAAAGACCAGACCTTTACTTTGACAACGGAAGATATCAAGGGTGATGAGACACGTGTTACGATTACTTATAGAGGTCTTGCAGATGACGTAAAACCGGGCAATCGTATCTTGATTGATGATGGTCTTGTTGAGTTAGAAGTTACCGCTGTAAATGCGTTTGAAGGTAAAGCAGAGCAGGAATATGATATTGTGTGTCGTGTTTTAAACGGTGGTACAATCTCAAACCGCAAAGGTGTCAATGTACCGGATGTTAACTTAACAATGCCTTATATCAGTGAAAAAGATTACAGTGATATCGTGTTTGCAGTAGAGCAGGATTATGATTTTATCGCTGCTTCCTTTGTACGTTGCGCAGACGATGTTATGCAGATTCGTAAAATTTTAAGAGAGCATGGCGGAAGTGACATCAAGATTATTTCTAAAATTGAAAATATGCAGGGTGTGCAGAATATTGATGAGATTATCAGAGTGTCCGACGGAATCATGGTTGCCCGTGGTGATATGGGCGTTGAGATTCCGATTGAAGAAGTACCTTTGATTCAGAAAATGATTATCAAGAAGGTATGCAATGCCGGAAAACAGGTTATCACAGCAACTCAGATGTTAGATTCCATGATTAAGAATCCAAGACCGACAAGAGCGGAAGCAACAGACGTTGCAAATGCAATTTTTGATGGTACAAGTGCAATCATGTTGTCCGGTGAGACGGCAGCAGGTGCATATCCTGTGGAAGCAGTAAAAACGATGGCACGTATTGCAGTTCGAACAGAGAGCGAAATCGATTACGCTGCACGTTTAAGACAGCTTCGATTGATGATGAATCCAGACACGACAAATGCAATTTCCCATGCAACCTGTACGATGTCCGTTGATATGAATGCAACTGCCATCATCACCGTTACAAAATCAGGACGTACTGCGCAGATGGTTTCAAAATACAGACCATCCTGTGAGATTGTCGGTGGTTGCCTGACAAAGAAAGTATACCGTCAGTTAAACCTTTGCTGGGGCGTTACTCCATTATTACTGGAAGAAAAAGATGATACAACGGTATTATTTGACCATGCAGTGGATGCTTCTGTTGAAGCCGGTGTCATTTCAAAAGGCGATGTTGTTATCTTAACAGCAGGTGTTCCGCTTGGGGTTTCCGGAACAACCAACATTGTAAAGGTTCAGGTAGCAGGTCATATTCTTGTAAATGGATGCGGAATGAATGATAAGGTTGCATCTGGAAATCTTTGCGTAGCTACTTCCGTGGAAGAATTACGCAAGAACTTCAGACCAGGTGACATTATTGTCGCAAGCGATACCTGCAATGAGATGATGGAGCAGATTCGCCAGGCATCCGCACTTGTTGTGGAGGCAGACAATGAAACCTGCCACGCTGCAATTGCCGGATTAAGCCTTGACATCCCTGTTATCATTAGAGCTGAAAATGCTTTGGGTATTTTAAAATCCGGCGCATATGTAACGGTAGATGCCGAAAAAGGATATATCAGCACCAATAACAAATAG